CCCGGTCAGTTGCTCGGCGAGCCCGTTCATGAACCGGACCCGGCCGATCTCGTCGGTCGCAATAAGACCGTCGCCGATGCTCCCGAGCGTGGCCGCGAGCCAGCGCTCGTTGTCGCGCAGCCGGCGATCCATCTCGTGCTTGTACAGGGCCATCTCGATCGCGGTCTGCAGGTCGCGGTCCTCGTAGGGCTTGAGGACGTACCCGTAGGGCTCGGTGATCTTGGCCCGGCGCAGCGTGTCGGGGTCGGAGTTGGCCGTCAGGTACACGACCGGCAGGTCGAGCTGCCCGCGGACGCGCGCCGCGGCCTCGATGCCGTCCATGTCCCCCTCGAGGCGGATGTCCATGAGCACGAGGTTCGGGCGCAGGTCCGTCGCCTTCCGCACGGCGTCCGCCCCGTTCGCGGCGAGGCCGGCCACGGAGTACCCCATGTTCATCAGGCGCTTCTGGATGCCCAGGGCGATGATCCGCTCGTCCTCGACGATCAGTACACTGGTCGGTGGCATGAGCCCCTCTAGTGCGCGACGGCCCGCTCTACCGGCGCAACGGGAACCGGACGGTGAAACGTGTCCCACAGGTACTGTCCAGGGCGATTTCCCCGCCAAGCTGCTCCACCAACGTGTTCGCGAGCTGGAGCCCGAACGAGGACGTGTGCCGGAAGTCGAACCCGGCGGGTAGGCCCACACCGTCGTCGGCGACCGTGAGGAGGTGCGTGCCCTCGGCAGCGCTTTCCAAGGACACATCAATTATACCACGCTCCCGGCCCGCGAACGCGTACTTGAGGCAATTTGAAACCAGTTCGTTTACCAGTAACCCGCACGGGATCGCGATGTCCAGCGGAACGGGCGGGACCGATACCGACACCGACAACCGGATCGCCTCGTCGTCGGCCCGGTACGCCCGGAACAGATCCTCGGCCAAATTTCGGACGTAAGTACCGAACTCGACGCTCGCGAGGTTCTCGGACCGGTACAGGCGCTCGTGGATCAGGGCCATCGACCGGACCCGCCCGCGGCTCTCGCGGAACGCGACCAGGGCCGCGGGGTCGGTGACCCCGTCCGCCTGGAGATCGAGGAGGGTCGAGATGATCTGCAGGTTGTTCTTCACCCGGTGGTGGATCTCCTTGAGCATCACCTCCTTCTCGCGCACCGACGCGAGTAACCGGCCCTCGGCCAGTTTGCGCTCCGTGATGTCCTGGATCTGCGCGATGAAGTACAGCGGGTGCCCCCGGGTGTCGCGGACCAGCGACACGGCCAGGAGGGTGTGGACCACGTGCCCGGCCTTGTGGAAGTACCGCTTTTCCATCTGGTACGTCGCCCGCGCGCCGCTCAGCACCTCTTCGACCAGTGCGAGGTCCGTGCCCAGGTCGTCGGGGTGCGTGATCGTCTGGAAATCGATCGCGAGCAGCTCGGGCTCCGAGTACCCGACGAGCGCGCACACCGACTGGTTCACCTTCAGCCAGTGCCCGTCGGGGGACACGAGTGCGACCCCGATGGGCGCGAAATCGAACGCGCTGCGGAACCGCTCCTCGCTCTCGCGCAGGGCCAGTTCGACCGACCGCCGGTTGGTCAGGTCGCGGGTGATCTTCGCGTACCCGCGGAGGCGCCCGGTCGCGTCGCGCACGGCCCGGATGACGACCCCGGCCCAGAACCGCGAGCCGTCCTTGCGCACCCGCCACCCCTCGTCCTCGAGGTGCCCGTCCGCGGCCGCGGCCAGCGCCCACTCCACCCGCCCGGCCGCCACGTCCTCGGGCGGGTAGAACACGGAGAGGTGGCGCCCGATGATCTCCTCGGCGGTGTACCCCTTGATGCGCTCGGCCCCCGGGTTCCAGCTCGCGACCCGGCCCCCGGCGTCGAGCATGTAGATCGCGTAATCGGCCACCCCTTCGATCAACAGCCGGTACCGCTCCTCGCTGTCGCGCAGGGCCTCGGCCGCGCGGATGCGGTCCGTGATGACTTGCGTGTAGAACACGAGCCCGCCGATCTCGCCCCCGACCTTGCGCCAGGGCCGGGCCTCCCACTGCAACCACTCGGTCCCGCCGTCGGCGCGCGGGAACGAGTCCTCGGCGCACGCCTCGACCGCGCCGGTCAGAACGCGCTGGTGGATCTCCTTCCACCGCGCGGGAACGTCCGGGAACACCTCGTAGTGCGTGCGCCCGATGACGTCTTGCCCCGTGAGGTGGTAATCGGTCAACCACCGGTCGCTGGTTTGCACGTACCGCATTTCGGTGTCGAGCATGGCAATGGCGGCCGGGGCGTGTTTGATGAACTGGCGCAGCAGCGCGTCGGTCGCTTCCAGGGTATCGGCCGAGCGCTTGATCGCGGTGATGTCGCGCCCCTCGAAGATCAGAAGGGCCACGTTCCCCGCGTCGTCGTGAAACGGCTTGAGGGAGAAGTCGATCCAGAGCACCTCTCCGTTCGGGGCGGGGTGGGTGGCCACGAACCGCACCGTCTCCCCGCCCCCGGCCCGGACCACCGCGTCCCGTAACCGAACCTGCTGAGCCGGGTCGTGTGTCCACCAGGGCGTGTTCCAGAGCGGCTTCCCCAGCACGTCCGCTTCGGCGAGCCCGGCCGCAGTCAGGGCGGTCCGATTGGATTCCAGGAGGGTGCCGTCGGCCGCCATCAGCCCGATGAACTGGAACGTCTGGTCGAAGATCGCCCGGAACCGCTTCTCGCTCTCGCGCAGCGCGGCCTCGGACGCCCGGCGCACGGTCACATCAGTGTGCGACCCGCCCATCCGGTACGGGCACCCGTCCGGCCCGTACTGGGCGACCCCGCGGGTGTAGATCCACCGGTACGCGCCGTCCTTGTGGAGCATCCGGAGTTCCAGCCCGAACCCCGGGGCGGTGCCGTCCAGGTACGCGCCCACCGCGGCCCTCGCGCCGGGCCGTTCGGCCGGGTGAACCAGGCGCTCCCACTCCGAGAACAGGTTCGGGATCTCGTGCTCCGCGTACCCGAGCATGCTCTTCCAGCGGGGCGAAAAATACACGGTCCCGGTGCGCAGG
The Gemmata palustris DNA segment above includes these coding regions:
- a CDS encoding PAS domain S-box protein, with amino-acid sequence MESRLSRWRPWTVVFGLAVAYIATARLGLALGLPPDHKVTAIWPPSGIAFAAVLIFGLRVWPGIWLGAFLANLWDAFDPDRTGALGTHVLCAAAIAVGSTLQGLAGAGLVRRFVGTGYPLDRPRDVFRFAAVAPAMCLIASTIGVSTLCASGVVPWGAFGAKWWTWWLGDTVGVLVLAPALLAHARPRPTGSRIGREPVLFFALLAGACVLVFGFWLDAVLPRSPRTYLLLPFLVVAAVRFGTRGASAALLVVAGLGAWGTFNNHGPFDRVDETESLLLLDFFLAVVVVMSLALCAVLKEGEDVEAALRASEAQFRHLAEAVPQIVWATAPDGAIVYLNHQWTDYTGLTGVSRDDLARVIHPDDLPHLIGASAGARRAGAVFQNEFRMRPARGGAYRWFLARSVAVVGPDGAPAGRIGTSTDVDELKQAQAELVRQRADLQLILDTVPALIFHKDRDHRLVRVNNELVRLVGLPREALEGHTDAEIGSPHADRYWRDDEEIMTTGREMRGLIEPLYTLAGTRWLQTSKLPYRDSAGRITGVIGFSVDVTEQKLAEDEVRRLNAELEQRVADRAAVAEARTAELQCAVEALREQKQLLQSVLDSLGEAVLVVDKAGQFLMQNRAFRQLHPEPTEHLTHVERARTHGVYLPDGVTPCLPDRLPIVRAVRGESCDNVELLIVDDAHPGGVPISVTGRPILGPNGVEGGVIAIRNVAEVRAAAAALRESEERYALAVQGSQDGIWDWDLRTGTVYFSPRWKSMLGYAEHEIPNLFSEWERLVHPAERPGARAAVGAYLDGTAPGFGLELRMLHKDGAYRWIYTRGVAQYGPDGCPYRMGGSHTDVTVRRASEAALRESEKRFRAIFDQTFQFIGLMAADGTLLESNRTALTAAGLAEADVLGKPLWNTPWWTHDPAQQVRLRDAVVRAGGGETVRFVATHPAPNGEVLWIDFSLKPFHDDAGNVALLIFEGRDITAIKRSADTLEATDALLRQFIKHAPAAIAMLDTEMRYVQTSDRWLTDYHLTGQDVIGRTHYEVFPDVPARWKEIHQRVLTGAVEACAEDSFPRADGGTEWLQWEARPWRKVGGEIGGLVFYTQVITDRIRAAEALRDSEERYRLLIEGVADYAIYMLDAGGRVASWNPGAERIKGYTAEEIIGRHLSVFYPPEDVAAGRVEWALAAAADGHLEDEGWRVRKDGSRFWAGVVIRAVRDATGRLRGYAKITRDLTNRRSVELALRESEERFRSAFDFAPIGVALVSPDGHWLKVNQSVCALVGYSEPELLAIDFQTITHPDDLGTDLALVEEVLSGARATYQMEKRYFHKAGHVVHTLLAVSLVRDTRGHPLYFIAQIQDITERKLAEGRLLASVREKEVMLKEIHHRVKNNLQIISTLLDLQADGVTDPAALVAFRESRGRVRSMALIHERLYRSENLASVEFGTYVRNLAEDLFRAYRADDEAIRLSVSVSVPPVPLDIAIPCGLLVNELVSNCLKYAFAGRERGIIDVSLESAAEGTHLLTVADDGVGLPAGFDFRHTSSFGLQLANTLVEQLGGEIALDSTCGTRFTVRFPLRR